In a single window of the Lusitaniella coriacea LEGE 07157 genome:
- a CDS encoding ABC transporter permease has protein sequence MSIDEFLQRVGLQPKSNIWSAIAVDFSSLEEMVEELQETIEIFVECEVGVISGKTGTIDLIEQLKNAPEEYLLLCDLESWDREDWQQFDGFRSWLDREKYGGILLLSPESLQKMLQYAPNFLSWLGSRVYDFQQDGEFLNSDEREQRLSALREWSGLSDSEVIESAELHQLPTDPEYGEWLILLDRGDLIER, from the coding sequence GTGTCTATAGATGAATTTTTACAGCGAGTAGGCTTGCAGCCAAAAAGTAATATTTGGTCGGCGATCGCGGTTGATTTTTCAAGTCTTGAAGAGATGGTTGAAGAGTTACAAGAAACGATTGAGATTTTTGTTGAGTGTGAAGTGGGTGTTATTTCTGGAAAAACGGGTACAATCGATCTTATAGAACAATTAAAAAACGCTCCAGAAGAATATTTGCTATTGTGCGATCTTGAATCTTGGGATCGAGAAGATTGGCAGCAATTTGATGGCTTCAGAAGTTGGTTAGATCGAGAAAAGTACGGAGGCATTCTACTTCTCTCACCCGAATCTTTACAAAAAATGTTGCAATATGCACCCAATTTTTTAAGTTGGCTCGGTTCTAGAGTTTATGATTTTCAACAAGATGGAGAGTTTCTCAACTCAGACGAACGAGAGCAAAGATTATCCGCACTTCGAGAATGGTCGGGTCTATCCGATTCTGAAGTTATTGAATCTGCTGAGTTGCATCAACTCCCTACCGATCCGGAGTACGGCGAGTGGCTTATTCTTTTAGATCGGGGGGATTTAATTGAGCGGTAA
- a CDS encoding NACHT domain-containing protein, producing MLDWFAWGLVFAPIVKDLVQEAAKDWVKDFLKSLPGGVSEFALNKILPSAVKKALKAFLRLVQDELIAQGLDKPQLRQYLPSLRQFLKNKTVREILGRAFDADCEYLDTRLLKKTWRESNLKTLPHGFDWDLVGKQYLRKVQEIRRDSSELRQVLDSENLEKIAQSSQAAQQALQSIAGVIPDFDLEQYRETLRECYGYLKLNAIDSTDDQYRMRLWNLFIPQTVREALPPARYDVPKDFGIAEVEAFSLENAERYRERYLQQSARSVLEVLGERGKFVILGDPGSGKSTLLQYLALQWAERPTKQFPLLVELREYARDP from the coding sequence ATGCTCGATTGGTTCGCTTGGGGATTGGTATTTGCGCCAATTGTTAAGGATTTAGTGCAAGAAGCGGCGAAAGATTGGGTGAAGGACTTTTTGAAAAGTTTACCCGGTGGCGTTTCGGAATTTGCTCTCAATAAAATTCTCCCCTCTGCGGTGAAAAAAGCGCTGAAAGCTTTCCTGCGACTGGTTCAGGATGAATTAATCGCTCAAGGATTGGACAAGCCACAGCTTCGGCAATATTTGCCATCCTTGCGTCAGTTTCTCAAGAATAAAACCGTTCGAGAGATTTTGGGTCGTGCTTTTGATGCGGATTGCGAGTATCTCGATACCCGATTGTTAAAAAAGACGTGGCGAGAGTCGAATTTAAAAACATTACCCCACGGTTTTGATTGGGATTTAGTGGGAAAGCAGTATTTGCGGAAAGTGCAGGAAATTCGGCGAGATTCTTCGGAATTGCGGCAAGTTTTGGATTCGGAGAATTTGGAAAAAATCGCCCAAAGCAGTCAAGCTGCACAGCAAGCATTGCAGTCTATTGCGGGGGTTATTCCCGATTTCGATCTCGAACAGTATCGGGAGACACTGCGCGAGTGTTACGGCTATCTCAAACTCAACGCAATTGATAGCACGGACGACCAGTATCGCATGAGGTTGTGGAATTTGTTTATTCCCCAAACGGTGCGGGAAGCACTGCCCCCAGCGCGGTACGATGTTCCCAAGGATTTTGGTATTGCAGAGGTCGAAGCTTTTTCCCTGGAGAATGCCGAACGCTATCGAGAACGGTACCTTCAACAGTCCGCGCGATCGGTTTTGGAGGTGTTGGGGGAAAGGGGGAAATTTGTCATACTTGGAGATCCCGGTTCGGGAAAATCCACGCTGTTGCAGTATTTGGCGTTGCAGTGGGCGGAACGCCCTACCAAACAGTTTCCCTTGCTGGTAGAATTGCGCGAGTACGCGCGCGACCCCTGA
- a CDS encoding NACHT domain-containing protein yields MGGTPYQTVSLAGRIARVRARPLNILEFFHKGTRTIQQLNQGQLHAQLQSGRAIVLFDGLDEIFDPLRRDEATTEIIRFSNDYPNVQIVVTSRIIGYNAERLTHAEFRHLTLQELESEQIQDFIEKWHDRALGNDPDREFLQTRLQTAIESSKAIATLAGNPLLLTMMAILNRRQELPRDRAELYDQASRVLLYHWDVDYKRLQLPADAIGRLEKQALLRRIAYKMQAGQKGLAGNIIDGDKLLTLVCEFLREREFEHPRQRAKLVIEQLRERNFILCFLGDNYYGFVHRTFLEYFCAWSFVWQFEKDRTLTEEDLKTVFRQHWQEESWHEVLCLICGMIGEQVAGVLIEELMGQDYRKDPAIPLILAAECLWEVKNPANIKNQSPLRCWNA; encoded by the coding sequence GTGGGCGGAACGCCCTACCAAACAGTTTCCCTTGCTGGTAGAATTGCGCGAGTACGCGCGCGACCCCTGAACATTCTCGAATTTTTCCATAAAGGAACTCGCACGATTCAACAACTCAATCAAGGACAGTTACACGCGCAACTCCAATCCGGACGAGCCATTGTCCTCTTTGACGGGTTGGATGAAATCTTCGATCCCCTGCGGCGAGACGAAGCCACAACGGAAATTATTCGCTTCAGCAACGACTATCCCAACGTGCAAATTGTCGTCACCTCTCGCATCATTGGGTACAACGCCGAACGACTCACCCATGCGGAATTTCGCCATTTAACGCTGCAAGAGTTGGAAAGCGAGCAAATTCAGGACTTTATCGAGAAATGGCACGATCGCGCGTTGGGGAACGATCCCGATCGCGAATTCCTGCAAACCCGCTTGCAAACAGCAATTGAAAGCTCAAAAGCCATCGCCACACTCGCCGGAAATCCCCTCCTATTAACGATGATGGCAATCCTCAATCGCCGTCAAGAACTGCCGCGCGATCGCGCGGAACTCTACGACCAAGCCTCCCGCGTGCTGCTGTATCATTGGGATGTAGACTATAAACGGTTGCAACTCCCTGCCGACGCGATCGGTCGATTGGAAAAACAAGCCTTGCTGCGGCGTATCGCCTACAAAATGCAGGCGGGACAAAAGGGTTTAGCAGGCAACATCATCGACGGGGACAAACTCTTAACCCTCGTCTGCGAATTCCTCAGAGAACGGGAATTCGAGCATCCCCGACAGCGAGCAAAACTCGTCATCGAACAACTCCGGGAACGCAACTTTATCCTCTGTTTCCTCGGCGATAATTACTACGGATTTGTCCACCGCACCTTCCTCGAATATTTCTGTGCTTGGTCGTTCGTTTGGCAGTTTGAGAAGGATCGCACCCTCACCGAAGAAGACCTCAAAACCGTCTTTCGCCAGCATTGGCAAGAGGAATCTTGGCACGAAGTATTGTGCTTAATCTGCGGAATGATTGGGGAACAGGTTGCGGGGGTGTTGATTGAGGAGTTGATGGGGCAGGACTACCGCAAAGACCCGGCAATTCCCCTCATTCTAGCGGCAGAGTGCCTCTGGGAAGTGAAAAACCCCGCGAATATCAAAAACCAATCGCCGTTGAGGTGTTGGAACGCTTGA
- a CDS encoding endonuclease/exonuclease/phosphatase family protein gives MIKVITINILFELDEWERRRELLVEGLKAEKPDLIGLQEVQLPEDTSAWLAERLEMPYVQLVPYQNNEIPGIPDYGAAMLSRYPFIQQDILDLHSQGRFAQRVRVEINGQSITFCNGHYYWYPGESPERVKQIQRLRDWLGELPPEMPIVAVGDFNGTPETRAIAHMKENYTSAYASHWGKEPEYTCPTPLSRRGWRRWLRQIILNWKANKTLKPWRGTLDYIFISSHWQVRDCRLILTQPAPFDRTLYPSDHFGLVADLAIAPEP, from the coding sequence ATGATTAAAGTTATTACAATCAATATCCTCTTTGAACTCGATGAATGGGAACGGCGACGGGAACTCTTAGTTGAAGGTTTAAAGGCAGAAAAACCCGATCTCATTGGACTCCAGGAAGTCCAACTCCCTGAAGATACCAGCGCTTGGTTAGCGGAACGATTAGAAATGCCCTACGTGCAACTCGTTCCCTACCAAAATAACGAAATTCCTGGCATTCCCGACTACGGCGCGGCGATGTTAAGCCGTTATCCCTTTATTCAACAAGACATCCTCGATTTACACAGTCAGGGACGTTTTGCACAGCGCGTTCGAGTGGAAATTAACGGTCAATCGATAACCTTCTGTAACGGACATTATTATTGGTATCCGGGGGAAAGTCCCGAACGAGTCAAGCAAATTCAACGCCTGCGGGATTGGTTGGGCGAACTTCCTCCAGAAATGCCGATTGTTGCGGTGGGGGATTTTAATGGTACGCCAGAGACGCGCGCGATCGCGCACATGAAAGAAAACTACACCTCCGCATACGCTTCCCATTGGGGAAAAGAACCCGAATACACCTGTCCGACTCCCTTATCCCGACGGGGTTGGCGACGCTGGTTGCGACAGATAATTTTGAATTGGAAAGCCAATAAAACCCTCAAACCCTGGCGCGGAACGTTAGACTATATCTTTATCAGTTCCCACTGGCAAGTGAGAGATTGTCGGCTAATTCTCACACAACCTGCCCCCTTCGATCGTACCCTGTACCCTTCAGATCATTTTGGTTTAGTTGCCGATCTCGCGATTGCGCCTGAACCCTAA
- a CDS encoding J domain-containing protein — protein sequence MTQCASHYQTLEVSPHATQTEIKEAYRRLVKQYHPDSFNCEANHEKIVELNTAYEVIRDPQRRRIYDRQLQKSQSYNSTQRQQRTTAAQNSYHQEQRSRKAADAHLKRWHKEVYVPVNRLIGKILQPLDSRIKELAADPFDDSLMADFQAYLTESRQYLTKAQQTFTAQPNPAKVASVAANLYYCLDRIGDGLDELDWFTMNYDDRYLHTGKELFRIASRLQQDAQGIVQS from the coding sequence ATGACTCAATGCGCCAGTCACTACCAAACCCTAGAAGTCAGCCCTCACGCGACTCAAACTGAGATCAAAGAAGCCTATCGGCGTTTAGTCAAACAATATCACCCAGACAGTTTCAACTGTGAAGCGAACCACGAAAAAATTGTCGAATTGAATACGGCATATGAAGTGATTCGCGATCCCCAACGCCGCCGCATTTACGATCGACAATTACAAAAATCTCAAAGTTACAATTCGACGCAACGCCAGCAGCGCACAACGGCTGCTCAAAATTCCTATCACCAGGAACAGCGATCGCGTAAAGCCGCAGACGCACATCTCAAACGGTGGCACAAAGAGGTTTACGTCCCCGTTAATCGACTCATCGGCAAAATTCTCCAACCCTTGGATAGTCGAATTAAAGAATTAGCTGCCGATCCCTTTGACGATAGCCTGATGGCAGATTTCCAAGCTTATCTCACAGAAAGTCGCCAGTATCTAACAAAAGCACAGCAAACCTTCACCGCGCAACCCAATCCTGCAAAGGTAGCGAGTGTTGCTGCCAATCTCTATTACTGTCTCGATCGCATTGGGGATGGTTTGGATGAATTAGACTGGTTTACGATGAACTACGACGATCGCTATTTGCATACAGGCAAAGAGTTATTTCGGATTGCTTCTCGCTTGCAACAGGACGCTCAAGGCATCGTTCAAAGTTGA
- the crtE gene encoding geranylgeranyl diphosphate synthase CrtE, with amino-acid sequence MVSTDERIAPKKKSSVFDLGTYLVQRKALVEEALDRSLSVVAPEKIYEAMRYSLLAGGKRLRPILCLATCELMGGTVDMAMPTACALEMIHTMSLIHDDLPAMDNDDYRRGKLTNHKVYGDDIAILAGDGLLAYAFEYTAVHTQNVPAQQVLQVIARLGHAVGAAGLVGGQVIDLESEGKSEISLETLHFIHTHKTGALLEACVASGAILAGADAVDLQRLSKYSKNIGLAFQIVDDILDITATQEELGKTAGKDLQAQKATFPSLLGLEQSRQEADRLIAEAIDALAPYGKQGETLRAIAQFITARKH; translated from the coding sequence ATGGTATCAACAGACGAGCGCATTGCTCCGAAGAAGAAATCCTCCGTCTTTGATTTAGGAACGTATTTGGTACAGCGAAAAGCGTTGGTTGAAGAAGCGTTAGATCGTTCGCTGTCCGTCGTCGCTCCAGAAAAAATTTATGAGGCAATGCGATACTCCCTTCTCGCTGGGGGGAAACGATTGCGCCCCATTCTCTGCCTTGCCACCTGCGAATTGATGGGAGGGACAGTGGATATGGCAATGCCAACCGCTTGTGCCTTGGAGATGATCCACACCATGTCCTTAATTCACGACGATCTTCCGGCGATGGACAATGATGATTATCGTCGGGGAAAACTCACCAACCACAAGGTTTACGGCGACGATATCGCAATTCTGGCAGGGGATGGGTTGCTGGCATATGCCTTTGAATATACTGCGGTTCACACCCAAAACGTTCCGGCACAACAAGTATTACAAGTGATTGCGCGATTGGGTCATGCTGTGGGTGCGGCAGGTTTAGTCGGCGGACAGGTGATCGATCTAGAATCCGAAGGAAAATCAGAGATTTCCCTCGAAACTCTCCATTTCATCCATACTCACAAAACCGGCGCGCTGCTAGAAGCCTGCGTTGCTTCCGGGGCAATTTTAGCCGGGGCGGATGCGGTAGACTTGCAACGATTGTCCAAGTACTCGAAAAATATTGGTTTGGCGTTCCAAATTGTCGATGATATTTTAGACATCACTGCTACCCAAGAAGAGCTAGGGAAAACGGCTGGGAAGGATTTGCAGGCACAAAAAGCCACATTCCCCAGTTTATTGGGGTTGGAACAATCCAGACAGGAAGCGGATCGGTTGATTGCAGAGGCGATTGACGCGCTTGCACCCTACGGAAAGCAAGGGGAAACGCTTCGCGCGATCGCGCAATTTATTACAGCCCGCAAGCATTAA
- a CDS encoding iron uptake porin has translation MFKLLWKCQLTGSAALVTALAVSSAAIAADTKAPKELALSETTEATVELTESEIAQDFGTATEIADNSQVLQEINNYSTEGNNSLGQGVEGAAKFRDVSPSDWAYQALNDLIIRYDCLVGYPDGTFRGNRALSRYEFAAGLNACLNQIERLIAAATADFVTREDLETLRRLLQEFEAELATLGTRVDNLEARTAFLEDHQFSTTTKLSGEVIFALTNDFGDDTTVGGAVGNVGEAAFGDRVRLEFNTSFTGRDRLVTRLAAGNLSAFRAGSLPFNSTTSSAADTGTWEGTQTFNLSPGDNNNVAIDWLAYYFPFAGINAIGVDNSYVYVAAFGGIWSDIAPTTNPYFEDYDGGNGALSTFASENPIYRIGGGAGAAISFGFTPLETVLGPSTITLGYLAGEAGSAGPGQGLLNGDYAALAQANFNLFDYFAVGLTYVHGYHGPSSPIFGAGVSNTVGSFNSLTGPGAGFGPGGVVGSFAANNPWQVASTGAALGGGFSGGTGATVTNSYGAEVAFRPVDWLSVSGFITKTEARLIERGDADIWTYGGGIAIPDLGKEGNVLGLFAGIQPTLKGIDINVPFDRSAARLDSGWHIEGFYKYQVTDNISITPGVIWLTRPNQNNNSEPSIIGTLRTTFTF, from the coding sequence ATGTTTAAATTGCTCTGGAAATGTCAACTTACTGGTTCTGCTGCTTTAGTTACAGCACTTGCGGTTTCTTCTGCCGCGATCGCGGCAGACACAAAAGCGCCCAAAGAACTCGCGCTGTCTGAAACCACAGAAGCCACTGTAGAACTAACTGAAAGCGAAATCGCTCAAGACTTTGGAACGGCGACAGAAATCGCTGACAACTCCCAAGTCCTACAAGAAATCAACAACTACAGCACCGAGGGCAACAACTCTCTCGGTCAAGGCGTAGAAGGCGCTGCCAAATTCCGGGATGTCAGTCCTAGCGATTGGGCTTACCAAGCGCTCAACGACCTGATTATTCGCTATGACTGTTTAGTCGGTTATCCCGACGGAACCTTCCGAGGCAATCGCGCCCTAAGCCGCTACGAATTTGCCGCCGGTTTGAACGCCTGCTTGAACCAAATCGAGCGCCTGATTGCCGCAGCAACCGCAGACTTCGTAACCCGCGAAGACCTCGAAACCCTGCGTCGCTTGCTCCAGGAATTTGAAGCAGAACTCGCCACCCTTGGCACGCGGGTAGATAACCTCGAAGCTCGCACGGCGTTCTTGGAAGATCACCAATTCTCCACCACCACTAAACTGAGCGGTGAAGTGATCTTCGCCCTCACCAACGACTTCGGCGACGACACAACCGTTGGCGGTGCAGTTGGGAATGTTGGCGAAGCGGCATTCGGCGACCGGGTTCGTTTAGAATTCAACACCAGCTTCACCGGACGCGATCGTTTGGTCACTCGTCTTGCTGCGGGGAACCTCAGCGCATTCCGCGCGGGTTCTCTTCCTTTCAACAGCACGACATCAAGCGCTGCTGACACTGGAACTTGGGAAGGAACCCAAACCTTCAACCTCTCTCCTGGCGATAACAATAACGTTGCTATTGACTGGTTAGCCTACTACTTCCCCTTCGCAGGCATTAATGCAATCGGCGTAGATAACTCCTACGTTTACGTTGCAGCTTTCGGCGGAATTTGGAGCGATATCGCCCCCACCACCAATCCTTACTTTGAGGACTACGACGGTGGTAATGGCGCGCTCTCTACCTTCGCGTCTGAAAACCCCATCTACCGAATTGGTGGCGGTGCGGGTGCGGCAATTAGCTTCGGCTTCACCCCCCTAGAAACCGTTCTTGGTCCTAGCACGATTACCCTCGGTTATCTTGCTGGCGAAGCGGGTAGTGCGGGTCCCGGACAGGGTTTATTGAATGGTGACTACGCTGCGTTAGCTCAAGCCAACTTCAACTTGTTTGACTACTTTGCAGTGGGTTTAACCTACGTCCACGGTTACCACGGTCCTAGCAGCCCAATTTTTGGCGCAGGAGTCAGTAATACTGTTGGTTCATTTAATAGTTTGACAGGTCCTGGGGCTGGTTTTGGTCCTGGGGGAGTTGTTGGTAGTTTTGCCGCGAACAACCCCTGGCAGGTTGCTAGTACAGGTGCTGCGTTAGGCGGTGGTTTTTCTGGCGGTACGGGTGCAACTGTTACCAACTCCTACGGTGCAGAAGTAGCATTCCGTCCTGTGGATTGGCTTTCTGTTAGCGGTTTCATCACCAAAACCGAAGCACGCTTGATTGAGCGAGGTGATGCGGATATCTGGACTTATGGCGGCGGAATTGCAATCCCCGATCTTGGTAAGGAAGGAAATGTCCTTGGCTTGTTTGCAGGGATTCAACCGACCTTAAAAGGGATTGATATTAACGTTCCCTTCGACCGCAGTGCTGCTCGTCTCGATTCCGGCTGGCACATTGAAGGCTTCTACAAGTATCAAGTGACGGACAATATCTCCATCACTCCTGGTGTCATCTGGTTGACTCGTCCCAACCAAAACAACAATAGCGAACCTTCCATCATCGGTACGCTGAGAACGACCTTCACGTTCTAA
- a CDS encoding divergent PAP2 family protein: MQDFGEILGNQVLLVALIACLMAQVLKLFIELIRHGSVSLRYLVSTGGMPSAHSALVSALATGVGQVKGWASSEFAIACLFAVIVMYDAAGVRQAVGKQARILNQIIDEMFQEGKELDEERLKELLGHTPFQVLMGLILGISISLCAGNLF, from the coding sequence ATGCAGGACTTTGGCGAAATTTTAGGCAATCAGGTACTACTGGTTGCGCTGATTGCTTGTTTGATGGCACAGGTATTGAAACTCTTTATTGAATTAATTAGACATGGGTCGGTGAGCCTGCGCTATTTGGTGAGTACGGGAGGAATGCCTAGCGCTCACTCGGCGTTGGTATCTGCTTTGGCGACGGGAGTGGGACAGGTGAAAGGATGGGCGAGTTCGGAGTTCGCGATCGCGTGCCTATTTGCTGTTATTGTCATGTACGATGCGGCAGGCGTTCGCCAAGCGGTAGGAAAGCAAGCGCGCATCCTCAATCAAATTATTGACGAGATGTTCCAAGAAGGGAAAGAACTTGACGAAGAACGCCTCAAGGAACTCCTCGGACATACCCCCTTTCAAGTATTGATGGGTTTGATCCTGGGAATTAGCATTTCTCTTTGTGCCGGAAATCTCTTCTAA
- a CDS encoding HEAT repeat domain-containing protein: MPLGSEKPREYQKPIAVEVLERLKGLTDDYQSYETFKKVIDAIIAVAGDEPETLPWLKSLVEDEKDTILRFRKSYRIYGITPNPLMQKIAQHYKSDPETLGWLKACIQLRQEALIKGAAVRAISSNYTESPETLPFLKACLQHEDSLVQRSVVIGIAQHYQEDSDTLPWLKSCFQNLSGSLRYAVVSMIADFYKKNPEILPWLKSCLQDQDWGVRMEAVEGIAEYYVEDPETFTLVKSCLQDEHENVREAAVREIAECYREDAETFLLLKSCAQFDQNYWVRDAALEALGEHWATEQGMFDLFYNCALNDSSVREKDWQQNSRQTALTILLQYYYDNPRTLELLRDRAENDPDEQLRQYAQEKLKKWENSQSF, from the coding sequence GTGCCTCTGGGAAGTGAAAAACCCCGCGAATATCAAAAACCAATCGCCGTTGAGGTGTTGGAACGCTTGAAGGGTTTAACGGATGATTACCAAAGCTATGAAACGTTTAAGAAAGTTATTGATGCCATTATCGCGGTTGCAGGGGACGAACCTGAAACATTGCCGTGGTTGAAATCTTTGGTTGAGGACGAGAAAGATACTATTCTGCGTTTTCGTAAATCCTATCGGATTTATGGGATAACTCCCAATCCATTAATGCAGAAAATTGCTCAACATTACAAATCAGATCCAGAAACGTTGGGGTGGTTAAAAGCCTGTATTCAGTTGAGACAAGAAGCTCTTATTAAAGGAGCGGCAGTTCGTGCGATCTCGTCCAACTATACAGAAAGCCCAGAAACTCTCCCTTTCTTAAAAGCTTGTCTTCAGCATGAAGATAGTCTTGTGCAAAGATCAGTAGTAATCGGGATTGCGCAGCATTATCAAGAAGATTCTGACACTTTACCTTGGCTCAAGTCCTGCTTTCAGAATCTGAGTGGAAGTCTAAGATATGCAGTAGTTAGCATGATTGCAGATTTCTATAAAAAAAACCCAGAAATTCTACCTTGGCTCAAATCTTGCCTTCAAGATCAAGATTGGGGTGTGCGAATGGAAGCAGTAGAAGGGATCGCGGAATATTATGTAGAAGACCCCGAAACCTTCACCTTAGTTAAATCCTGCCTTCAAGACGAACATGAAAACGTGCGAGAAGCAGCAGTCAGAGAAATTGCTGAATGCTACAGAGAGGACGCTGAAACGTTCCTCCTGCTCAAATCTTGCGCTCAATTCGATCAAAATTATTGGGTACGAGATGCAGCATTAGAAGCATTAGGTGAACATTGGGCAACAGAGCAAGGAATGTTCGATCTGTTCTACAATTGCGCTCTTAACGACTCCTCTGTTCGCGAAAAAGACTGGCAACAAAATTCCCGACAAACCGCCCTCACTATCCTCCTCCAGTACTACTACGACAATCCCCGCACTCTAGAACTGTTGCGTGATAGGGCAGAAAACGATCCCGACGAGCAATTACGACAATACGCCCAGGAAAAGCTGAAAAAGTGGGAAAATTCGCAATCTTTTTGA
- a CDS encoding M48 family metallopeptidase, protein MTEESYSSRNPPPSNRDLLILLGMFVTFVVGVIWIVGLLVNGLIGLIPPEVEQKLGSVIVPTFEKQAKSSPTQDTLNQLLDRLEQQLPPEQLANRNYRVLYVPESTVNALAVPGDAVIIYQGLLAKMESENELMMVLGHELGHFANRDHLRGLGRTLVLRMAIAYFVGDSGGLQAAIVNAAQVVGSARFSQSQETEADEFGLALLHGTYGQVAGATDFFAKLAKEKGQNLAILSTHPAPKSRVKKLKRAIEKRNYKVGEKTPLPSNLEV, encoded by the coding sequence ATGACAGAAGAAAGTTATAGCAGTCGCAATCCTCCACCCAGCAATCGGGATCTTTTGATTTTATTGGGGATGTTTGTGACGTTCGTGGTGGGAGTCATTTGGATTGTCGGGTTGCTTGTCAACGGACTCATTGGTTTAATCCCTCCGGAAGTCGAGCAAAAATTGGGTTCTGTCATCGTTCCCACCTTCGAGAAACAAGCTAAATCTTCCCCAACCCAAGACACTCTCAACCAACTCCTCGATCGTTTAGAGCAGCAGTTACCCCCCGAACAGCTTGCAAACAGAAATTATCGCGTGTTGTACGTTCCAGAGTCCACTGTGAATGCTCTCGCGGTTCCTGGAGATGCGGTGATTATTTACCAAGGGTTGTTGGCGAAAATGGAGTCAGAAAATGAGTTAATGATGGTTTTGGGACACGAATTAGGACATTTTGCCAATCGCGATCATTTGCGAGGATTGGGACGAACGTTGGTGCTGCGGATGGCGATTGCCTACTTTGTTGGAGATTCGGGAGGATTGCAGGCTGCGATTGTTAATGCCGCACAGGTGGTGGGGAGCGCGCGATTTTCCCAATCCCAAGAAACCGAGGCGGATGAGTTTGGTTTGGCGCTGTTGCATGGAACCTACGGACAAGTGGCGGGTGCAACGGACTTTTTTGCGAAGCTAGCGAAAGAAAAGGGTCAAAATCTTGCAATTTTGTCAACGCATCCCGCACCGAAAAGCCGTGTCAAAAAGTTAAAACGCGCGATCGAGAAACGGAATTACAAAGTGGGAGAAAAAACACCTCTTCCTTCTAATTTGGAGGTTTAG
- the hpnH gene encoding adenosyl-hopene transferase HpnH produces MAIHLQQALEVGKYLVAQRLKGRKQFPLVLMLEPLFRCNLACPGCGKIQHPKEILKQNLTPEQCFAAVEECGAPVVSIPGGEPLMHPQIDEIVQGLVERRKFVYLCTNGLLLEKNLDKFTPSPYLTFSVHLDGLKEKHDQCVDRKGVFEIAVKAIRAAKAKGFRVTTNTTVFDGADPQEMQEFFNFLDSLNLDGMMISPGYSYAWAPDQDHFLQREQTKALFREILAPFKDGKRKWNFNHNPLFLDFLTGEKDYECTPWGSPSYSVLGWQKPCYLLNEGYYDTFQELLDETNWENYGHKSGNPKCADCMVHCGYEPTAAMDAMEPGNIGRSVGALLGIGR; encoded by the coding sequence ATGGCAATTCACTTACAACAAGCCCTAGAAGTCGGTAAATATTTAGTCGCGCAACGTTTGAAAGGACGCAAACAATTTCCCCTCGTCCTGATGCTCGAACCCCTATTTCGCTGCAACCTCGCCTGTCCCGGTTGCGGAAAAATTCAGCATCCCAAAGAAATTCTCAAACAAAACCTCACGCCAGAACAATGTTTCGCCGCCGTAGAAGAATGTGGTGCGCCCGTCGTTTCCATTCCCGGCGGAGAACCCCTCATGCACCCGCAAATCGACGAAATTGTTCAAGGATTAGTCGAACGTCGCAAATTCGTTTATCTCTGCACCAACGGGCTATTACTCGAAAAAAACCTCGACAAATTCACCCCCTCTCCTTACCTCACCTTCAGCGTTCACCTCGATGGCTTAAAGGAAAAACACGACCAATGCGTCGATCGTAAAGGGGTCTTTGAAATTGCCGTAAAAGCCATTCGTGCGGCAAAAGCTAAGGGATTCCGCGTCACCACCAACACCACGGTTTTTGATGGGGCTGACCCCCAAGAAATGCAGGAATTCTTCAACTTCCTCGACAGCCTCAATCTCGATGGAATGATGATTTCCCCCGGTTACAGCTACGCTTGGGCCCCAGATCAAGATCATTTCCTTCAGCGAGAGCAAACCAAAGCCCTCTTCCGAGAAATTCTCGCCCCTTTCAAAGATGGCAAACGGAAGTGGAACTTCAACCACAATCCCCTGTTTTTAGACTTCCTCACCGGAGAAAAAGACTACGAATGCACGCCTTGGGGCAGTCCTAGTTATAGCGTTTTGGGATGGCAAAAACCCTGCTATTTACTCAATGAAGGCTATTACGACACCTTCCAAGAATTGCTCGACGAAACCAACTGGGAAAATTACGGACACAAAAGCGGCAATCCCAAGTGTGCGGACTGCATGGTTCACTGTGGCTACGAACCCACCGCCGCGATGGATGCAATGGAACCCGGCAATATTGGGCGTTCGGTGGGCGCTTTGTTGGGAATTGGTCGGTAA